ACTGAACTCGGTCTTCGCATCGAAGTTCTCTGCCTGGATCGGGAGTTCTACACCCGGAAGGTGCTCGGGTTTCTGATGGACGTCCAGGTGCCGTTCATCGTTCCTGTCAGGAAACACGGGAAAAGGATGAAACAAGTCCTCCAGGGAACCCACTCCCGGTATGCTGAATATCGGATGCACGGAAAACCGGTGCTGGTCCTGAAGATTGCGATTGCCGTGAAGTATGCAAAAGGAAAACGGGGTAAGCGCGGCGTTGAGAATCTGGGTTACGTCGTGGGAAACCTCCGGTGGAATCCCCATCGGGTCCATCAGACCTATCGGTCCAGGTTCTCGATTGAATCGTCCTATCGGATGCGCAACCAGGTGAAACCCCGTACGAGCACAAAAAACCCGGTCATCCGGTATCTCTACGCCATAATATCGTTCCTCCTCAAGAATATCTGGATCGATCTACTCTGGAAGCACTTTTCCCCCGTGAAACAGGGACCACAAACCATTGAGGTGCGCGGCTTCCGGTTCAGCTCCTTCATGTGCATAATCTGGGAGGCGATCCGCACATCGATGAGGGGTGCCAGAGCCATTCCTGTGTTAAGGTATCCTGTTTAGGAAAGGGAGCGAGAAACGCCGTTGAATGAAATGAGAGGGAGGAAGGAATTAGAGAAGTACTGATACCCCTGGTAGACCTCGGTGAGGGGGAGCTCGGAGAGGGCCTTCCCCGAGATCGCCGTGTAGCCGTTCTGCGGGTCCATCATCTGCCAGTAGCCCGAGGCGATTTTGGTGAGGAAGGTGAGGACGGAGTTGCCGAAACTCCGCCACCCCGGCATCCCCTTTCGGTATGTGTCGCTGATCAGACGGTTCCCTTTGGTATAATCGGCCTTCCCATCAACGATCGGGTCGAGGAGGGAGGGTAGATAGGTGGGATCCATCTGGTTGTCCCCGGCCATCACCGCCACGACGTCCATGCCATCCTCAACGGCCTGCAGGTATCCTGAGGTGATCGCCGCCCCCACGCCCCGGTTCGGGCGGTGGTGGATCGGGACGACTCTGGCGTCGTACCTGGCATATGCGTCAATGATCGCCCCGGTCCGGTCCTTTGAGCCGTCGTCGACAACGTACACCCGCGCCACATACCCGGGGATCGAACCCATCGTCTCGCCGATCAGCTCCTCCTCGTTATATGCCGGCACCACCACGGCGACTCGTTTTCCACGGTAATCTGGTTCCTCAACAGCGGTTTTGAACGGCAGAGTTTTCGTCGTTGATTTCGCCGATACAACTGCTGAGACCCCTGCGGCCATGGCGGTCACCGCCCCCTCTCGTACATGACTGAATCGTTAAACAAAGATGCATCCCCCCGTATGCTCGTGGAATATTGCCTATATGGCGGTTGTACCTCTACCGTGTATTTTATGTGTGATATTCATTATGCTATATAATTGTTTTTACACATTTTATTTGTGGATCTGTCAGATATATGTTTGAATTTTCAGGGCGCCACATTATCATAAATACAGATCTGTATAAAAATTTGAATAAATTTCACGCTTTAGAATATGCTATCCCCCTGTGAAATCAGAGGTTAATATCTGAAATGTGGTATCCCTGCGGATACGAATTCTTATAAAATATTGCGGGCCCCTGCCTGTGGGAGAGGAACCCGCCTTTCTCCTGGCGCCTGGTGGCCCTTTGGCACCTCCCTGTGCGTCTTTTCAGAGGACGATCTCAATGACAGTGATGAGCGCCACGGCGCCGAGGAGGTCGATCGCTGAGGTGATCACCGGGATGCCGAAGTTGTCCGGGTCAAAACCGTAGCGAAATGAGAGCGTCGCCGTCAGGTAGGCAATGCCGTTGACCATTGTTATTACACCGAGGCCGGCGGCAGTGGCGATCGTGACCATCGCCAGGAGTCCTGGAGACGACACGCCGAGGACGATGGCGGCGAGATGGGCAAGGGCGGCCATCAGGGGCATGAGAATCAGGGTGAAGAGGTAGGCCTGTGCGAAGTGTACGGTCACGCTCCCCTGCGGTGCGATCGCCGGAGTGATGACGCCGAGGTGCATGCCGGTACCCAGGCGCGAGCAGAGAATCCCCCCAATAGAACCGCAGATCCCGGCAAACGGCGGTATCAGGATGAGGAGAGCCCCGACACTGACGAACCGGTCGAGAGAGGCCGAGTAGGCGATGCCGGCGAAGGCCCCGAGGACGCAGAGGGGGATCAGAAGAGGAAGGACCTCCTGCACAATGCCCCGTCCCCGTCGCCCCGCGACCCACGCGTATATGCTCATCACCCCCGCAAGGGCGAGGATGATGCCGGAGAGCCCCACTCAGATCGAAGATGGGATGGCAAGGACCGCAACCGCCGT
Above is a window of Methanofollis tationis DNA encoding:
- a CDS encoding ISH3 family transposase, which codes for MPLLKSRVTCRKSNILKPKDCCAPVVSALDQHLTIPIQGKLTQTDLISSLVGMAVMNQSVHSITHILDRVPCETSVRYHLKKLDMADLEQNNTSILTTHMHHVLKPGYAYQFAIDFTNDPYYGSTDEENEAYIVRSKRKKSTNEFYSYITLYVTTRNRQMTLAVFPVRRDTSKVGYIAQCLDRITELGLRIEVLCLDREFYTRKVLGFLMDVQVPFIVPVRKHGKRMKQVLQGTHSRYAEYRMHGKPVLVLKIAIAVKYAKGKRGKRGVENLGYVVGNLRWNPHRVHQTYRSRFSIESSYRMRNQVKPRTSTKNPVIRYLYAIISFLLKNIWIDLLWKHFSPVKQGPQTIEVRGFRFSSFMCIIWEAIRTSMRGARAIPVLRYPV
- a CDS encoding magnesium transporter translates to MQEVLPLLIPLCVLGAFAGIAYSASLDRFVSVGALLILIPPFAGICGSIGGILCSRLGTGMHLGVITPAIAPQGSVTVHFAQAYLFTLILMPLMAALAHLAAIVLGVSSPGLLAMVTIATAAGLGVITMVNGIAYLTATLSFRYGFDPDNFGIPVITSAIDLLGAVALITVIEIVL
- a CDS encoding glycosyltransferase family 2 protein, yielding MAAGVSAVVSAKSTTKTLPFKTAVEEPDYRGKRVAVVVPAYNEEELIGETMGSIPGYVARVYVVDDGSKDRTGAIIDAYARYDARVVPIHHRPNRGVGAAITSGYLQAVEDGMDVVAVMAGDNQMDPTYLPSLLDPIVDGKADYTKGNRLISDTYRKGMPGWRSFGNSVLTFLTKIASGYWQMMDPQNGYTAISGKALSELPLTEVYQGYQYFSNSFLPLISFNGVSRSLS